In the Cucurbita pepo subsp. pepo cultivar mu-cu-16 chromosome LG17, ASM280686v2, whole genome shotgun sequence genome, CTGTTATTTTTGGACGTTTTGCCAAGTGGAAAGATACTCTCCGCGGGGTATGTTAAGGTGGGTTGGTGCCTTCGTTCTCCTTCATGTCACTCTAAACTCTAAACTCTAGACTCTAgactctcttttttcttcaatgaaaTCATAGCAAAGTCGATTAAGGAAAACACTCCTCCATTCGCGATCTTTTCTGAAAAGGTGACACAATAGGACCAAACAACCTCTTTCAAGTTGATCCTCCTCCAAGTCAAAGCCCCTTATTTTACCTTTCCCCAGGAGGCCCCTCCATGGTTTCTACTGGTTGCTTCTTTGGGATTGCCAGTTGATAGTTGGGTCCGAGCAATGTGTCTTGATTGGGTGGAAGGGTGATACCAGGCCCACCAATGGACCTTGGCAATGgtattttgtttctatttctgGCCAACTCTAGAAGAACCTGACAAAACAGAAACACATGGTTAAACACCCTTCCTTTAATGGCAGAGAGGATGGCAAGGGAAATCCGTGATATGATCATCATTCTAATACTGACCATAATATTCCCCCCATGCACAAATAGATATTTCTCACTAACAAGGCAATGATTCGGTTCTAAGCTGCCGTAACTTattataacagtccaagcctaccactaacagatattgtcttctttgactttccctttcgagcttcccttcaagtttttaaaacactcgATCATATTATCAAATCTACTTGgtagaagtttccacatccttataaggaatgttcgttcccctctctaaccaatgtgggatctcacacttatCATGGATAAATGATTGGCATATTACTCAAATAATTCTATCAGTAAGTCCTGTTTCCGAGCTTAATTGTCCAAAGAGTCACTCCACAAATCGATCACGTCCAGTTGGGACTATGAAGCCATGTTACCTCTCTTGGAGAAGGTCGTGAGAAGCTGAAATTAACTTTTGACTGGATAGCAAGCGTCGCACCATCACACAGCAGCCTTGCCTGCATGCTCCGAGTAAACTCCTGCATCCATCAGTACGTCGACAACATATCGATACCACAGCTCAAGAAACTGGTGCAAATACGCAGTTCATAATCTTCAACTCCCATTGATTTCATAAGTATTTCACAATCTTTGCATCCCTTGGCAGGTCCTGCTCTCCCTCAGTTATTTCCTCACTGCCCCTTTCACCTGTACATGAAACTTACATCATTCACATAACTTTCTAAACTGATATTCAATCAAAAGCTTGTTTTACATTCATATGTTCATTACTTCTGCCTTGCTCTTTTATCTGAACTTTGTGGAAGAAAtcaatttaaagaaaaataaatgtttgaaaatttaaaagccTAACTGATCGTGCTATATAATCAACCAAAGATATATCAACTAGTTAAAGCATAAATCATCGACTATAAGGTCAAAGATTTAAACTCTCACATTGTTAGTTAAAACAAATCTCTTGTATGAAAAATCTTAGTCAACTTTCAGATACAGCAATACTCTAGGAGATGAATTCTTTGCCTTTCATTGACAACATTGTGTTTTGAAAATAGTAGCATGTAGATGGCAACTCCAGGACAAATAGAACAGATCCATTGTCTAATCTTTCAGTTTGAAAATAAACAGAGGACGAAAACGAATTGGCTtctcaaacttaaaattcaacGCTTAGCAAAATTACAGCATAATATTGCAATTTCCGACTTCTCCTTCCCAATTTCCCCTAACTTCAAACCTTCCAGAAATGcgagaaaacataaaattataaattgcaTGCTACCATTTAGTTTCGAGAGCCATAATTCAGCAattcaaaaatggaaaaatattaagaatccCCCATTTTTTACGGTGATTCTCAAATATCGCACAACAGAAGTTGATACGATGAGATAGAATGCAATAGAATGAAACTCGACAAGTAACAACTCCATGGGATCAACAACGGAAAGAAGACAAATACTAGCATACCTACTCGTAAAGGTCGAGCTTCGCGCGAGAAAATGGTGTTTTGGTTGTCATATCCACCTCCATTTCCACGACTCATCTTCTCTAGAATCTAAACAAAAGAATATCTTGCCCTAACAATTTTGTAATTCGTGTTTCAGTCAGAGCTTCATGGATTGGCTTCGAAGCCAAGACGCTGTTCTTCGTTCTCGTCTCCTCTCCTCCAAGTTCAGCGCATGGAAGTCGATGTGTCGTATCCGGAGCCCCGAATGATACTACCAGGTTTCCCATGGATTAATGGCCCAAAAACTCGGCCCATATTTGAACGGAATGGGCTTCTGTTTTGGACGCTGAATTTAATTCATCAATGGTCACATATGCCCCTCACTCGAGGGGTATATATGTAATAGTGTACTAGTTGGATCGTAAAAATCTTTTAACCAACCTCAGtaataaatgtcaaatattgtTAATCTCGGTAAAAGTAGGGTTaagttgaattgaattgtaaccttattttctGATTGGTCGGTTGACCCAACAAAGTAAAGTCAACCTGCAAACTGAATCGAAATTTTGactttaataaaattcaacccaatccaaactGAAAGAAAATCTAACCTATAGCTAGGAATTATATaatcgagagagagagagagctaaTCAATATAATCCATAGTCTCTGTTATCCACGAGGATGAACAACTGAGTCAATGCCCATAATAGGTTAGAAATGATTTTCAATTCCGTTAGTTGAGCTTACAGATATTcgtatattaaaattaatgaaacttaATAGACAAAAATTTGAGATATAGAATATACCCGAGACCAAGAGAAGGTAAGAAGATCGATGAAAAAGGAATGCATACAAGACGAGAGTGAAGGAGGGAACCCTAAAGGGATGACTCCAGCACCGAGCACGTGGTAGCACAGCGGGACAATGTTGTGAAGCCCATTTTATTTGAcgatttattcaaattataatattttgaagcCAAAATGAGGTGAATTATATTCCGGATCGTTGAACGCATTGTAGATGGAGAGgtaaaaagttcaaatcagataacattttaattaattaagtgaATTTAAAACCTTTGTCTAATTTATATCCGTAATAAAagcaaatttgatttttcgttattattatttattttttcctggGTCGAAATTTGATGAGTAATATTAACCAACCACTGCGACGGTGGTGGATTGCTCGAAGAAAAATTCCCTCCACTGCGCTACCCGTTTTCCCAAATTCTGCAGTTCTCCTCCGAGTTGGCCTGCGTTATCTCCCGCCATTTGCCGGCAAATCGCCGCCGCACTGACTCGGCGGTTGTGTCGGTCGCCATCTACAACGCATTCAAGGAGGGAACTGTTTTCACCGCCACAGAGACGCGGAATTCACTAATGTCCTCATCGGAGCAAGCCCTCGTCTCTCTACTCTCCCGATTTGCTTTATCGTTTGATGGAGCTGCTTTGGGCGCAGCCCTAGCCTACGCTGCGTTTCGTACCGTCCTCAAACTCACTGCTTCCTGCTCTGCTCTCGATGAGCTCCGTAAAGCTCCAAATGTAAGAGTATCTGATCTTCGCCATATGATTTCCGATGGAGATTCGCGACAATCCGAGTCCGATCAAAAGCTTGTTGTAGTTCGTGGCACCGTGGAGGCCAGGTCGTTTGTGGAAGGTAATTGGAAGAGCTTGCAGCCTAATGTATTGATTTCTCAGGAGTCCGGAGATAGAGCAGTGATTATTCAGCGTACGCAAATGGTAAAATCTCCTATGGTATTTTTGTTAGGCACTGCGTGACTGTGTtaagatgttttttttgggCTGCAGTTCTTCTGGAGGTGGATAAGTGAAAACTGAGCTATGCAGTTTAGAGGATTGCCCgattaaattcaatattattcCGTTTGTTAGAATCATACGAATGCAGAGTGTTGTGTTAGTATTTGAGTTACTTGATAGCACTACTAAAAGTTGCCATTGAAGTCTAACCGATTAATCAATAACTCGTGAACTCGTGCATCGTTAAATTCTTTTCACATTATGAGGTCTCTAGTAACGTCCTTAAGTTCAGGAGCAATAATGATACGATTCTAGTCTGGATGAACAATGAAATGAGAAGAATCATGggtgaaatgatatgattctAGTCTGCATAGGTCTTCTGGCTTGCCTGTATTTGTTCTATcatcatatataatatatagctACGGTATGCGGATTAAATATTTGGGAAACCTTGAACTCTTAAATCAATTGTAAAATCTTGGAGAAAATGAGTTTCTGTTTTCTCAGGCGAACTATCATAACCTAATTGGTTCTGCAAGTGTCTGTTTTTGTTCCCCTTTGCTATTCAGTATTGTGAATGTGTTGTGTGTGTACATAATATCCAGTTTTATAAACTAAAGCTTATTGGGTTGTAACTTGTGGCATTGTTTAGTGCATATTCAACGAATGGAAGGGCTTTCTTGGATGGACTTCTGATTTACGTGCAATTTTTGGAAGAACCTTTAGAAAGCAAGAGTCAACATCATTCAGAACGGTAAAATTTAGCTTCTCTCTGTTATTGCTATGGTTAGTTCACTCTTTTTGTccttaataataaaagatctTTGTATTCAATACCTTTTAAGCTTGAATGATATGGAACTTTGTTATTCTGTCTGTGAATAAAGAGCAAATTGAAgttgaatgatttttttctgAGGGCATCTCTTATATGTGGCCATTCTGTTAGGTCCTTTTCCTGTGATTGTCTATTGGATCTTCTTTTTCCCTTGCTTGTGGCGCGTGCAAGTAGGTTTGTAAGTGCTATCTCTTCAGAAAGGGGTCCAAACCGAGTAGGCTTGAAGGTATACCCCATAGTGTCAAGAAATAAGGAATTTATTGTAGCtaactttttgtttataaaaactaaatgtaCTTCATATGAGATTGATGTGTGGCAGTTGTGATTTGTGAAGACTGaaggtaaaatatatattttagatatctgGTTGAGCAGAAGGGAGCTATATTCCTGTGGTGATTGTACCAGAATTGAGTGCAGTTTACACATTACGTTTTATCTTATGTGATGCTGATATTTGTGAAAAAATTTAACAGGttccttttgttcttgttgagGGTCATTCCCCGTATTctgattttgttgttgttaacATGGATGGCTCAAGACATCGTTTGCCTCTTACAACTGTGTATCGTCAACTGCAACCCGTTTGTGCTACTCCTTATACCTTCCTTCAAGCACTTTTTGGTCACGAGTACCCTGTGAGTTAGGCAATCTATATTGAATTGAaaacatctttttctttctttttattaatggattttatctaaaaattctttatcatGTTCTACTTTTGAAGGTTGGGGTGCTTGATGAGGAGAAAATACTTCCATTAGGGAGAAATATCAGTGTTGTTGGCGTATGCAGTTTTAAAAATGGAGTTCCTGAGATAAAGTCATGCAAGGATTTTCCCCACTTCCTGTAAGTTTATGCATTTTGAAGTAGAAATAACGTTGAGAAGGTCAAGATTATGTAATGTAATTTATGAAGGTAAACCATTGATGcatataattaattctttCCCATGACTCATCCACATAAAATTGACAATAAATGTGTTCTGTATTCCAATAGTGAGCCCCATTGATTTGGCTTTAGTGCTCTGTTTGGGATTTATGAATAGAAAGCTTTCGTGGTCTGTTGGAGTGTGGATTTTGGTTTATTCTTGCGTTAGCCAACACATATTGTCTCATCAGTGATGCTAGCAAATGGCTAGTCTCTCCCACACCCACCCAAAGTAACCCACGCATGAGTGACTATGGGGAACAGTGTCTAATTTGTCCTTAGAGATAATCTTCATTGAAAAAACGGGTACTATGATGACTTACTTTTCCTTGCAGATGTGAAATGACTAAAGATCAGATGGTTTTAGATCTTgtcttcaaaacaaaatttctgTTCTGGAGTAGTATTGTCCTTGGTTCGTTGTCAGTTGGTGTTCTTGGCTGTTCTGTTATGAGGTAtgttatctttctttctttctgatACGTGGAAGTCACTataaggggagtaagattcggattatcttgttgatcgaatatctcaagacaagaacattgtttgagattcgaatcactccacaagcaagatcgatcatgtctagcttgaatgattcttgttgatcaaatatctcaacgcaagaacacttgattgagattcgaatcactccacaagcaagattgatcatgtcgagcgtgaatgattctacatgcaacctaactacatagaattgcaaagaaacttagccattggctaaaaaaagcaactacatttttcaagtctacttacaaatacaatatacatctttatatagcctcaaaatgaaactattaaagacattccaagagttctaacattcatacttaatggtcaccgttatgtaattgtaaagtaaataaaaagttttaaaatatattaatgaaatacaataactctaaattactctaaatggtaatctacccaaaatttataacatgaaatttcatttttatttttcttcaacgtgacatgaattggaatatcttttgataatttcaacaatattttcttcgcATCTTAATTGAAGTAtgttgtatgattgatgtctcttggttcatatcactctcttttattttattgtcagTCAAACTGTGGCGAGGTATCTTAAATGTTGGTAATTTTTGTAGGCAACGCAATGCACTTGTAATATATGCCATCCatgaaatgtttattttgCTTGGCACTCTGCTTTCTGTTGCATTTTCGTTTGCTGGAGAGTTGTAGAAGAGTATCAGTGAttcttcaacttttatttttttagcagTGAATTTCTCTTGCTTTTATGAACAAACTATTGTTCTTATTTGGTCCTCGAATGGAATGAATAAAAGCTTAGCTCTACTGCGTAGTGAGTGAGTGATGAATTATGAGATTACTCCCAAATTTACATATTATTCACCCTTTCTATGATTACAtgaaaaatttgatgaatgtTTGAACTTATTTGCGTCCATTCTCTTCAGAAATTGGAATAGATGGAAACAGTGGAGGCAACAGAGACGGTTACAGGATTCAGGGAATGATTCCACCATATCACAACTGGATTCAAGCAACAATGATCCCATCTATGGTGACTTTGGAACTGCATCAGACGACGAAGCAGCATCCATTCCAGATGACGAGTTATCATCGAACGTTCCAGATGGACAGTTGTGCGTGATCTGTCTCATGAGGAGAAGGCGATCTGCTTTCATTCCATGTGGTCATTTAGTTTGCTGTGAACGTTGTGCCATATCAGTCGAACGCGATTCAGCTCCCAAATGCCCCGTCTGTCGCCAGCAGATCCGTAGTTCTGTGCGAATATATGATTCATGAGAAGAAGCAAATTATTTCTCAGGTTCGAACTCATCTATATGGGAAT is a window encoding:
- the LOC111778507 gene encoding E3 ubiquitin-protein ligase SPL2-like isoform X2, which codes for MSSSEQALVSLLSRFALSFDGAALGAALAYAAFRTVLKLTASCSALDELRKAPNVRVSDLRHMISDGDSRQSESDQKLVVVRGTVEARSFVEGNWKSLQPNVLISQESGDRAVIIQRTQMCIFNEWKGFLGWTSDLRAIFGRTFRKQESTSFRTVPFVLVEGHSPYSDFVVVNMDGSRHRLPLTTVYRQLQPVCATPYTFLQALFGHEYPVGVLDEEKILPLGRNISVVGVCSFKNGVPEIKSCKDFPHFLCEMTKDQMVLDLVFKTKFLFWSSIVLGSLSVGVLGCSVMRNWNRWKQWRQQRRLQDSGNDSTISQLDSSNNDPIYGDFGTASDDEAASIPDDELSSNVPDGQLCVICLMRRRRSAFIPCGHLVCCERCAISVERDSAPKCPVCRQQIRSSVRIYDS
- the LOC111778507 gene encoding E3 ubiquitin-protein ligase SPL2-like isoform X1 codes for the protein MSSSEQALVSLLSRFALSFDGAALGAALAYAAFRTVLKLTASCSALDELRKAPNVRVSDLRHMISDGDSRQSESDQKLVVVRGTVEARSFVEGNWKSLQPNVLISQESGDRAVIIQRTQMCIFNEWKGFLGWTSDLRAIFGRTFRKQESTSFRTVKFSFSLLLLWSFSCDCLLDLLFPLLVARASRFVSAISSERGPNRVGLKVPFVLVEGHSPYSDFVVVNMDGSRHRLPLTTVYRQLQPVCATPYTFLQALFGHEYPVGVLDEEKILPLGRNISVVGVCSFKNGVPEIKSCKDFPHFLCEMTKDQMVLDLVFKTKFLFWSSIVLGSLSVGVLGCSVMRNWNRWKQWRQQRRLQDSGNDSTISQLDSSNNDPIYGDFGTASDDEAASIPDDELSSNVPDGQLCVICLMRRRRSAFIPCGHLVCCERCAISVERDSAPKCPVCRQQIRSSVRIYDS